GCAACGTCACCGTGACGGCACAGTCAAAACAACCGAAACATGATGCTAGCGTCTCACACCCGCGAGTAAAATGTCGTGTTTTTAGCGATCGCCGATGAAATCGTCGGAGATTTGTCGTCTTAATGTCACGATCTTGTCGAACTATGAGTTTGGCAGTGTTTTCATCGGGACAAGGGACCAAAAAGTGATCATTAAAGCACCAGTGTCGCTACCGGTTTGCTAACGACAGGCGTCAGTCCAGCAGTCAAACCCGGTACGCCTCAAATaattcatatattatatttaaaacactAAATGTAAAGTCAAATAGTGTTTATTCTCGCTGGTGGACTCCATCAAACTGATCAGAAGCTTGTGAAGCGCCTGCAGACGGACAGATGTGTCAGCCACATGTAGAGTTTCTCTAGTAATCACcatgaatttacatttaataattaggTTTACTAAATTTTCATTTCGGTGTCGGTTAAATTGCATGAGTTGTATGTTCACAGTGGTGCTGGAAGGGTCAGCAATCATGTGACAGCTGTCAGGGTCTGGTCAGAgtccagatgtgtgtgtgttatgtatCTGTGATTTGTGTTATTGCACAATTATTGTCATTGCATTCTACATGTATGTAATGTGTGTGTTATTGTAGTCCTGTGTGTAATATGTGTTGTGGTGTGTCCCTGCAGTGTGAGAGGTTTGCAGGTATCTGGGTCCCCGGGACAGGCCGGTGCTCACCGAAGAGACGGGGAACAGGATCGGTAAGCAGGGGGGAGCGGCCACCGCTGAGCCCGTGGAGAAGATGGCGAGCAGCCCGGAGAAAAGCTCCTCCGCGCAGGAGCTCAAGGAGCAGGGCAACCGCCTGTTCCTCAGCCGCAAATACCAGGAGGCCGTGACCTGCTACAGCAAAGCCATTGTGAGTGGGGCAGGAGTTCATCAGTTCACACCCACTTTACATGCACATTTCATATTCATATATCAGATGTCAATATGCATTtcacaagtttggggtcagtacgattactggacaaaagtttggaacatttttttcttgttttttgaaagaagtctcttctgctctccAGGGTTGCATTTatatgattaaaaatacagtgaaatattgttaaaatttaaaagagctgttttctgtgtgaacgtattgtaaaatgtaatttatttctgtgatcaaagctgtattttcagcatcattactccagtcttcagtgtcacatgatccttcagaaatcattctaatatgatgatttgctgctcaagaaacatttctgattattatcaatgttgaaaacagttgtgctgcttcatattttgtggaaatcatgataCACTAGCATTCAAAGGTaatattttatacttttattcagcaagaatgcattaaagagacatttacaatgttgcaaaagatttctatttcaactTTCTGTTCATCCAAGAATCCTTAAAAAGGGTCAGGGTTAAAACTTCAACATTTATCATAAGAACCGTTATTAATatctgagcagcaaatcatataagaatgatttctgaatgatcatgtgacactgaagactggagtaatgatgctgaaaattcagctttgatcacaggaataaattacactttaaaaatatattacaatagaaaacagttcttttaaattgttataatatttcacaatattactgtttttgatcaaattaatgtggCTCTTCCCAGAAAACATGATCTCTCTAGGACTGCTAAAAGTTGTAGAGTTTTACTCTGTGCTTTACTGATCCTGTTGTTCCTGTGCTGTGTGTAGAATCGTAACCCCTCAGTGGCCGTGTACTACACTAACAGAGCACTATGCTACGTGAAACTACAGCAACACGACAAGGCGCTGGCTGACTGTAAACACGCCCTCGAGCTCGACAGCCAATCAGTGAAGGCGCACTTTTTCCTGGGCCAGTGTCAGCTGGAGCTGGAGAACTATGAAGAGGCTATAGGCAATCTACAGagaggtacacacacacacacacacacatcttgaTGTAGGAATTATTGAAGTGAGaatattttaaaggggtcatatgatGCTTTTGTTTGTTCTCCTTTTCCTTTTCTGTGCATGTACAAGacctgcaaagttacaaagctcaTATTCTCCCACAAAGTGATTTATTCTATCTAACAGAGAATGCTGATCCAGACCAGCCTAAAAATGTAGGAAtcagatttatttataaagccaTTCATGAGCAGTATAACCCAAAGATTGCAACTTCCTGAACTTGGGAGAGTACAACGCTGCTTACCACAGTGAAACGTTCTGCTCAAGTCGTTCTTGCAAAGTTGGTTCCAAATCGATCGGCTTGATCGTCCACGTTTTCAGAATCTGACTCGGGCTCGAACTGATATGGAAAAACTGTCAACATCCTTAACTGTGTGTTTACAGTTgcttaaagggtaagttcacccaataattaaatttctgtaatttattactcaccctcatgtcgttccacacccacaagaccttcgttcatcttcagaacacaaattaagatatttttggtgaaatccaagatattttttttttatcctcaatagaaagcaatgaaattgccacattcaaggtccagagaagtagtaaaaacatcgtTAATATAGTcagtgtgactacagtggtgcAACCTTAATGTTTTGAAGTGAACactggctcattattggccagctcctgtgTGAGCTTCGCACGCATGcatcgtgctgctcatgtgaccagtgctggccaatactgagccagcgttttgacgtagaacctggatgcactgacaggggagagataaatatgttgaataaagttgttatttttgttttgttttttgcgcacaaaaagtattctcatcgcttcataacattacgtttgcaccactgcagtcacatgactgttttaatgatttCTTTACTACATCTTTGGactttgaatgtggtaattttgttgctttcagtggagaataaaaaaaaacctcttggattttatccaaaatatctcaatttgtgttctgaaggtgaacaaaggtcttacgggtgtggaatgacatgagggtgagcaattaatgacagaaatgaactaaccatttttagatgaactaaccctttaaagccttGGAAGCTGAAGTTTGCGATTATGGTAAGTGGTGGTATATTTCCAAAACACACTCCTCAAGGTGTTTGGCCAATCACAATGTACTAGGTTGGTCtactggccaatcagagcactcTGAGCTTTTGGGAAGGAGGGGCTTTGTAGAAATCAGTGGACTGGGATACAGGAGATGTGATAATGTAGAGTATGTGAAAAATATTGTGATGTTTGAACATTAAAGCATGTtaacttattttattacacccaataaacaaaataatgaacttTTAAAATGGCATCATATGACCCCTTAAGAGATAAGCTACagaaaactaaattaaaatttggaatttttttttaggatgcttaaagggatagttgaccccaaaatgaaaattctttcattgttTACTTGCCCCCATTGTTCCAAACCAGACTTACTTTTGTTGAATGAAAAAAGGTCTACGGATGCACCGTGAGATTAAATGTGGTaaaatacatttgtaattatttaaatgaatatttaaatgaatatataattaagtcatttttatatatatatatatatatgaatatataattatatatatatatatatatatatatatatatatatatatatatatatatatatatatatatatatataaaaaataattgattATAGAATTTAATAagcaaaatgttatttatttaatttttctcattaatgccacaaatgcattatatttcCTCTGTctttgttgtgtttatgaacATTAATTTACAATTGGTTTTTATAAAAGGTTTCATAGTCAAGTGGATGAGGAAATTTTGATTTCTtatatttttagtcatttgaAGCTCttgttttgtaatttaattcaGTCTTTAATCGATATCTAATATCAGCTAATGTATTTGTTATTGACctaatgatataaataattatcCAGTACCTGTGCATCCCTAAAAACCATCATAGAAATTATCAAGGGATCTAAACAGACATCAAATGTGTTGAAATGTGATGAAACTGCTCTTTGTTTTCAGCCTATAACCTGGCGAAGGAACAGCGGCTGAATTTTGGAGACGATATCCCAAGTGCTCTTCGCATTGCCAAGAAAAAACGTTGGAACAGCATAGAAGAGAAACGAATCAGCCAGGAAAACGAGCTGCATGCCTATCTCACCAAACTCATCCTGGCAGAGAAAGAGAGGTGAGAGGTCGCGCTCGCGCTCGCGTCAGTCCGTGCAGTGATGATAGTGATGTaacgtctgtctgtctgtatgtgtTTTCAGAGAGCTGGACGACAGCAGAGAGAAGACATCAGAGGACAGTCAGAACGGAGGCGAGATCAGCAAGTTCAAATCCAAACACGTGAGACATGCGCAGTTAAATATACAAACACCTCCGACGAGTCATGCATGATTGATGAActgatgtcatttcctgtgCTTCTCTCTGCAGGATAAATATTTGATGGACATGGATGAGCTTTTCTCTCAAGTAGATGAAAAGAGGAAGGTATGAAGAaataatttcaaaatgaaaCGACCATGTCGAGACATTTTGACGATCACTGAAATCTAAAATCCTGCTCCAAATAATTGTACATTAAACATCAGTGTGTTTGATTGGCTGTTCACTCTGATGTTGTGTAATATTACGTGTGCAGAAGCGAGAGATCCCAGATTACCTGTGTGGGAAGATCAGCTTTGAGTTAATGAGAGAACCCTGCATTACTCCCAGCGGCATCACCTACGATCGCAAGGACATCGAGGAACATCTACAGGTTTGCTCACCAAAACACATTCACCAGTCATCAGACATCTTTGAGCTGCGCGGCTCTGCTGCCAGgtcgttgttgttgtttgtcttttgttggtCCTGTTATTGCctgattgtcaataattatcaaaaacgTTGAAATTTCAATTCACGGTCATTAAGGGCCGCCAAAACATTTGAGGTGGGTGGAGCCACTTtaactaaaatggctataactcgtgaacagaataagatattttgaccaAACTCATTCTGAGGTCGCGTGAAAAAGGACGCAGCAAGTGGCcacttggtggtgctataacagcaaaaaaaaaacatgaaaatgactaTAACTATTACACTGTTAGTCCAGTTGAcctgaaaattggcatgcagtgtctttgtccaaGGTGCCATGATTATCTTTGAGGACATTGAcgcatctcaaaaaacatgtctgCCATCGGCCAGTGAagtttgagcagctatcagacCAGGTTAATGGAGGCCCATCAGAACAAAACACGTTGGGCCTGTTTGACTCATGTCACTACaggcctgtgagaaattcaAAAGAATCGGCCACTGGGGGGCGCACACACACGACATTCATACCACATGGcagaactcctcattctgagcaactttgcctctaggaccgccGATGTCCATCAAATCATTTGTTAAATATGATGGAGAGATAATTcgagattatttaaaaaaaaacaactttggcAAACTAGTCTTAAGTTTTTGGCTCAACCttgataactgttaaaaagctttaaaaaccatatatttcctgtggtaaattgcctgtattggctgtaaatagtcttttccatctatgatctaAGTGGTTACATGCTCACTATATAAAACATAATAGCTTTTTACGcgtgtgcttaaaggccttaaagagCTTGAACCCTGATAATTGCTgattgcagctatatttattttttttgttttatttcagtttctgCTCTTttctattaaataatataaataaaaaatatatataaaatcttagTGTAATCATATAGACAATTCtcaatgttattttagtattatttatatgctattatatattaattatgaaactttttgattattatttatatattttccatttttattttaatattagtttaggtttttgtaattttgttgtgtttagggttgttttaatttctttaaaatgtttctgtttagtttttttttcacatttggtAATTAacttcaacttattttattcagttagttgccaaggcaacatttcttgtttttgtttttcatttagt
The nucleotide sequence above comes from Chanodichthys erythropterus isolate Z2021 chromosome 23, ASM2448905v1, whole genome shotgun sequence. Encoded proteins:
- the stub1 gene encoding E3 ubiquitin-protein ligase CHIP; translated protein: MASSPEKSSSAQELKEQGNRLFLSRKYQEAVTCYSKAINRNPSVAVYYTNRALCYVKLQQHDKALADCKHALELDSQSVKAHFFLGQCQLELENYEEAIGNLQRAYNLAKEQRLNFGDDIPSALRIAKKKRWNSIEEKRISQENELHAYLTKLILAEKERELDDSREKTSEDSQNGGEISKFKSKHDKYLMDMDELFSQVDEKRKKREIPDYLCGKISFELMREPCITPSGITYDRKDIEEHLQRVGHFDPVTRSPLTQDQLIPNLAMKEVIDAFIQENGWVEDY